In Archocentrus centrarchus isolate MPI-CPG fArcCen1 chromosome 1, fArcCen1, whole genome shotgun sequence, the following proteins share a genomic window:
- the LOC115785638 gene encoding equilibrative nucleoside transporter 2-like has product MWNEKNAPTDRGQAVALIIFVLGLGTLLPWNFFITASQYFNGRLTENIISNGTSGTSPKNYNYDSWMALLSQLPLLLFTLLNSFLHQWVRERIRVPFSLVGIFFLFSLTAALVQVPMEPDNFFSVTMATIWFINMFSAVLQGSLFGMVGLFPSRYSTLFMSGQGLAGIFAAVAMLVSILGKPDESSAALGYFITPCVATLGTLLCYLLLPHLEFADFYLNRRQSDIVEKELLGSTEKNKKDLEANGRIDKLEESVERSSVLAVFKKIWLMALCVTCVFAVTLSVFPVITVRVKTVYGNYPDWDKVFTCVCCFIVFNVMDLAGRTTPYLIQWPSKKSLWLPVAVFSRLVFIPLLMLCNIQDSKIALFHHDCAFVVIMALFSFSNGYLASLCMAYAPQLVQSKDCETAGSLMTFFLVLGLSLGASLSFPLGKLV; this is encoded by the exons ATGTGGAATGAAAAGAATGCACCCACCGATCG CGGTCAGGCCGTGGCCCTCATTATCTTTGTGCTCGGGCTGGGAACGCTGCTTCCCTGGAACTTTTTCATCACGGCCTCTCAG tattTCAATGGACGCCTCACAGAGAACATCATCTCAAATGGCACGTCAGGCACTTCACCCAAAAACTACAACTATGACAGCTGGATGGCTTTGCTCTCCCAGCTGCCCCTGCTGCTGTTCACCCTGCTCAACTCCTTCCTGCATCAGTG GGTGAGGGAGCGCATCCGCGTGCCCTTCAGCCTCGTCggcatcttcttcctcttctctctcactGCTGCTCTGGTCCAGGTGCCCATGGAGCCGGACAACTTCTTTTCCGTTACTATGGCAACCATCTGGTTCATTAACA TGTTCAGTGCAGTGCTGCAGGGCAGTCTGTTTGGGATGGTCGGCCTGTTTCCTTCTCGCTACAGCACTTTGTTCATGAGCGGTCAGGGCCTGGCTGGAATCTTTGCTGCCGTCGCCATGCTCGTCTCTATTTTAG GTAAACCAGATGAAAGCTCAGCTGCGTTGGGATACTTCATCACACCATGTGTGGCCACTCTGGGGACTCTTCTATGCTACCTGCTGCTGCCACACCTG GAATTTGCTGATTTCTATCTGAACAGACGTCAGTCTGATATAGTGGAGAAGGAGCTCCTTGGCAGCACAG aaaaaaataaaaaagacctCGAGGCCAACGGGAGGATTGATAAGCTCGAGGAGAGCGTGGAGCGTTCCTCGGTCCTGGCTGTCTTTAAGAAG ATCTGGCTGATGGCTCTGTGTGTGACGTGTGTCTTTGCCGTCACCCTGTCAGTGTTTCCTGTCATCACTGTGCGTGTTAAGACCGTCTACGGGAACTACCCTGACTGGG ACAAagtgttcacctgtgtttgctgtttcattgttttcaaCGTCATGGACTTGGCCGGCCGCACCACCCCATACCTCATCCAGTGG CCATCAAAGAAGAGTCTCTGGCttcctgttgctgtgttttcccGCCTGGTCTTCATCCCTCTGCTCATGTTATGTAACATCCAGGACTCCAAAATCGCCCTCTTCCATCATGACTGCGCCTTTGTGGTCATCATGGCTCTATTCTCCTTCTCTAATGGATACCTGGCGAGCCTCTGCATGGCCTATGCTCCACA GTTGGTGCAGTCTAAGGACTGTGAGACAGCTGGCTCTTTGATGACCTTCTTCCTGGTTCTGGGTCTGTCTCTGGGAGCATCGCTCTCATTCCCACTGGGAAAACTGGTTTAG